Within the Rosa rugosa chromosome 2, drRosRugo1.1, whole genome shotgun sequence genome, the region CAACCATCCCAGCGCCACTCCGCCACCGTGACAGCACCGCCATAATTTCGCCGCCCTGAGCCAAGACCGCCACTACCCAAATCGCGACGGAACTCCGCCCCCACGACCCAAATCACGACGACCTCACCTCCACATGCAACACCACCACAAACCTGCTCCGTTTTCGGCAACTCCGATCCACACCACCTCCGATTTCGAGCCGCGTCGTCAATCTGAGCCACcatcaaaacaagaacaaccacCTCCCAGAGATGTCGCAACCACACCCGAAACCAAACACCTCCCGCCAAAAGCTTGAGCAACATCCAACACAAGGGAACACTTGAAGCTGTCTCAATCAgtccccgtccggcagcaaaaccGCATGGCGTCAGCGAGGCCAAGGCCAGCAGAGAAGCCAGCGCCGCCACTGGACGAGAATGGTTTCTCAAATGGCCACTGCCGCCGAGATTAGGGTTTCTCGAGAGAGAAACTTCTGGAATTTGCTGAATGATAAGGTATTTGCAATTTGAATCATTTGACCAGTTGTGaaccaaacaaaatcaaaatctccATTCCAAccaaatattatatttatttagaACAAATcaattaagagagagagagagagagttctaaGACAAGAAAGCCAGAACTACTCTCTCtcattttaatgttttattataACAGAATGACAAGCATTATTTGACCTACCAAATTTTCTTCAGCACGTACACACACATGTCCTCTATCACATATCCAAGGGTTGCAGTTTGGTGGGCAGGCGTTGCCGCAATCCCAGGGAAACGCACAACCcactccaaaatcaatcaagcctGCACCCAATTAATCAATGAATCAATCAATAAATATTTTTC harbors:
- the LOC133734824 gene encoding uncharacterized protein LOC133734824 isoform X2; amino-acid sequence: MQYIKFLGIIHPCALPRRLLAFKDFQVQRLKALSFIFHGLIDFGVGCAFPWDCGNACPPNCNPWICDRGHVCVRAEENLQIPEVSLSRNPNLGGSGHLRNHSRPVAALASLLALASLTPCGFAAGRGLIETASSVPLCWMLLKLLAGGVWFRVWLRHLWEVVVLVLMVAQIDDAARNRRWCGSELPKTEQVCGGVACGGEVVVIWVVGAEFRRDLGSGGLGSGRRNYGGAVTVAEWRWDGWWSGCGGYILGQAGPANP
- the LOC133734824 gene encoding uncharacterized protein LOC133734824 isoform X1 translates to MQYIKFLGIIHPCALPRRLLAFKDFQVQRLKALSFIFHGVFHLFLCLIDFGVGCAFPWDCGNACPPNCNPWICDRGHVCVRAEENLQIPEVSLSRNPNLGGSGHLRNHSRPVAALASLLALASLTPCGFAAGRGLIETASSVPLCWMLLKLLAGGVWFRVWLRHLWEVVVLVLMVAQIDDAARNRRWCGSELPKTEQVCGGVACGGEVVVIWVVGAEFRRDLGSGGLGSGRRNYGGAVTVAEWRWDGWWSGCGGYILGQAGPANP